DNA from Streptomyces rishiriensis:
CCCCGCTTGGAGTAGATCGTCTCAATGCGTGTCCGCACATTGAGACCGTCGTCGTCCTTCTTGAACTGCTCGTTGCCGTTGAGCGGGGTGTGGTGTCCCGCAGCCCACTGGCCCTCACCGCGGTGACGGCTCACCTTGCGGCGGGAAGTCGCGGCGGCAGGGTTCTGCGGGGTGGCGGCCATGGTTGATACGTCCTTCGGGACAGCGGCGGAAGGTGTCGGCGCAGAGCGCCGTCCGGGAGGGGCGGTGGTCTGGTGACGGGCGGGCGGCTCTGACCTGCGCGTGCGGGCGCATGGAGCACACGTGCGCGACATTGCGCAGGCGGGTGGCTCGAACGGAGACGCCGGCGGTGCTGCGGCTCGTCAGCTCGTCGGACAGATGGCGCTGGACATGCGGCCGAGGTCGACGTGTCGCCGACTCACCAAGGCAATTCCAGTTCCGGACATGGCGAAAGCGTGTCACGGCGATCTGGACACAGTCCAGCTTCGTCCGCGATGCGGACACCCTGGTCCCGAAGTGTGAGACGAGGGTGTCGTCGATCACATGACCTGCGAGGCCTCTTGTCGGCGCAGGTCACAGCCGGTATGAGCGAACGATCAGGCCGGAAGGGCGCCCGGCCAGGGGCCCGGCGCGGACACCTCGGGCTGCTCCTCGACCTTGGTGTCGAACAGCTTGAAACCGCGCCGCTGATAGTTGTCCATCGCGTGCTCGCCGTCCAGGCTGCAGGTGTGCAGCCAGACCCGCTTGGTCTGCGGCAGCCCGGGCCAGCGCTCCGTGAGGTCCCATGCCCGAGCGGCCCCGTACGCCAGCAGGTGCCCGCCGATGCGCCGTCCCCGGAAGGCCGGGATCAGACCGAAGTAAACGATCTCTACGACACCGTCGTCCTGTGGTTCCAGCTCCACGTACCCGGCCGGTGTGCCCCGGTCGTAGGCGACCCAGGTCTCCACCCCCGGACGCGCCAGATGCTCCTGCCACTGCGCGTACGTCCAGCGCAGCCGGTCGATCCAGCGGATGTCCCCGCCGACGGACGCGTACAGGAAGCGGCTGTACTCGGGGGAGGGGACCTCGGAGCGCACGATCCGGACGTCGCCCTCCGGCGCGGCGGCCGGGAGCACGTCGGTCGGGTCGGTCTGCTCCAGGGACCAGGTGGTCACGGGGATGTTGGTCATGCCCGTCAGGGAATCATCTACCCGGTTGTTCTGTCGATCGAGGCCAGCGGCAGTGCGAAGAGCGCTCGTCCCGACTGGGTCCAGACCTCGCCGGTCGACTCCCAGTAGGAAAGGGATGCGGTCTGCGGGCTCCAGCAGCTGTGCGTTTCCTTGGCGCCGCACACGGCCGCCTGCGCCTTGTGCGCCTTGTCGTCGACCTCGCCGGCGTCCTGCCGCCACAGCGCCCCTTGCCTGTCACGCGGGCCGGCGGCGTGGGTCACGTACCACTCCGCCCCGTACGACAGCACGCCCCGTACGCCCGTCACCTTCGTCTCGTACGCCTCCGAGGCCCTTGCCCGGCCGGCGGCGTTCGTGGCGAGCAGTCCCGCGTGGCCGGGGACGGTACTGAAGGGGTAGCGCCACAGGCGGGCGTCACGATCGCCGTCGTCGGGGGTCCACTCCCCGGCGACCAGGCTGTCCGGCGCGGTGCTGCGGTCGAGGGAAACGGTTGCGGGATGCGGGGCGTCGGAGTCCCCGCTCAGTTCGTAGGAACCGATGGCCGGCAGTACGAAGCGGTAACCGTTTGCGGACCAGCCGCCCGGCACCCGCCCGACCGCGTCGCCTGCGACGGTGGCCCGCTGGACCCGGTTCATGTCGTACACATAGAGCGCGGCCCGGTCGCCGTCGTCGGCGGTGACCAGCAGCTTGTCCTGGTACCAGACCATCCCGGAGACATGTGAGACCAGGCCCCGGTAGTCCCGGCCCTCGTCCACCGGGACGGCGAGCAGTGCCCAGGTGTAGGTGAGGTGGCTCAGGTCGCCCGCGTTCACGAAGCCGACCCGGGCCAGACCGCGGTCGGCGGACGTGCCGCCGCTGCGCGACCAGCCGGAGAGGATCACCCGGTTCGAGCCCCAGACGCCGTCGTCGTCCGCGTCCCCCGAGGTGGTGACCGCACCCGGCTGCCAGCCCTCGGTGTCGTCCGTGTTCCAGCAGTAGGCGCGCGTGGCCACGGGGGAGACGGGCAGGGCCCTGCGCTCGGCGGCCGAGCAGTCGATCGCGTCCCGCAACGTGCGGTCGGCCCCGTCCAGCACCGCGCCGACGCCGAACGGCCGGCCCATTCCCGCGGCGAGCCGGTCCAGGGAGGCCTGCGGTACCCGGTGCTCCGTGAGGCGCAGTTCTGCCGTCTCGGCCGAGGCCGTAAGCGGTTTCAGGTCCCCGGGCCCGTCCGTGACCGTTGCCTGGGAGGCGCTGATCATGGTGGCGGCAGCGGTGAGCGCGAGGGCGGTTGCGGAGAGGAACGCGCGTAGTGCCCTGCCTCGTCTGCGCCGGCGGTGTCGGCCGCGTTGCTTCATTTGCCCTCCCGAGGCGGGCCAACTGCGCCTGATGATCCGTACGTTGACCGAGGAGCAGGTGGGGTGACCCGTAGAGGGATGCTACGGCAGTCGGGCGCCGTCGGGGGCGAAGACCCCGCAAATATGCGGAAGATGCCACCGGAAGGACTCCGGTGGCATCGTGCTGCTACGGCGCCGCCGCCCGGTTTCTCACCACTGCGGGCGCGGTCGAGTGCGGAAGCAAAGCCTTCGGGTCCGCCGGTAGGAGCACCTCGACCTCGGCGCCCTCGCAGAAACGATACGGCCGATGTTCCAGGAACCCCCCGAGATACCGCCGCACCCTGGACATCTCGGCCCGCACCGTCACCGTACGGCCCGGGTCGCCGAACATGTCCTCGGCCAGGCCCGCCGCGCTGCGGCCACCGCGGTCGGCCGCCAGCAGGTAGAGCAATTCGGCATGCCGGGGACTGAGTTCGTGGGACCACGACCCCGCCCCGCCCGACACCGTCACCGACCAGCGCCGCGGGCGGGTCAGATCCAGCACGATCCGGGTCGTTCCGCTCGGCGGCGGCTCGGTGGCCTCGTCCACCGACCGCACCAGCCAGCCACCGGCCAGCGGCTCGATCGAGCACAGCCCGAGCGCCGGGAGCCGGCGACGGCCCGGCGACGGCGACTTGGGCAGCGCGATGCGGCTCGCGTACGGCATCCCGGTCACCGCGGCCGTCCACCCGTCCCCGTCCACGGCGGCCGCCCGGCCGCCCAGCCGCGCCAGCACGGGCGCCGCCACCGCGCGCAACCGCTCCAGCGAACGCAGGTGTCTCTCCCGCAGCCTCGACTCGGCGAGTTTCGCCACCGAGTCGACCCAGGCGAGCGTGGCCGGATGCATCGTCTCCAGCGGTCCGCTGACATCGACCACACCCAGCAGCCGGCCGTTGCGCGGGTCGGTGATGGGGGCGCCCGCGCAGGTCCAGGCAGCGTGCGAGCGCACGAAATGCTCGGCGGCGAACACCTGTACGGGGCGGCGTACCACCGCCGGAGTGCCGACGCCGTTGGTGCCGACCACGGCCTCGCCCCAGTCCGCGCCCAGCTGGAAGCCGAGCCCGTCGGCCTTGCGCAGCACGGGTCCGCAGCCCTCGCGCCACAGCACCCGGCCCTCCTCGTCGGCGACGACCATGATGTGGTGGGCGACGTCGGCGACCGACAGCAGGCCCTCGCGCAGCACCGGAAGGACCTCCCGCAGCGGCGACTCCTCCCGCCGTCGCCGCACCTCGTCGGCGCTGAGCAGCCCTGCTCTGAAATCGTGTTCCGGGTCGACACCACTGCGCAGCATCCGATCCCAGGACTGCTCGATCACGGGGCGCGGGGCGACGCGAGCCTGCTGACCGGACAGCCGGGCGTCGCGCATCTCGTTGAGCACCCGCGCCGCCCGCGCGGCGTCGACGGCCGCGAGCTGCGGCACGTTCATCGGTGGCATCACCACTGGGCCTCCCGGGAGCACACAGTCCGACAACCGGATGTCAAGTTTCTGCGCCGACTGTTTCCGGTCTTGCTGAAGGCCCCCATCTTGCCGCCCTCGGGTGACGGAGGGGCACAGTCCGGTCACAACCACCGACAAGTTGCAACCCCCTGCAACCCTGGTGAACGTCCACAGGGTGTTTGAAACTTGAGCCACGCCGTCCCGAGCGGCGATTCTGGCCTCGCAGGGCCATTGCGGCGGGGGTGGTGCCGTGTCGGCGCAGCACCACCCCCGCTTCCTGTCCGACCAGGTCGGCGCGGTCAGCCGCGGGGTTGGGCCCGCTCGACGATCGACGCCAGGTCCAGGCTGTGGGGCAGGGTCCCGAAGGCCGCGCCCCCGTCCCCGCCCAACCGCGACGCGCAGAACGCGTCGGCGACCTCCGGCGGCGCGAATCGCACGAGCAGTGCACCCTGAAGCACCAGAGCGAACCGCTCGGCCAGCCGGCGTGCCCGCCCCTCGACGCCGTCCAGATCGGCCAGTTCCGTCAGCAGGCTCTTGATCGCCTTGTCCAGCCGGTGATCGGCCCCACGCGCCTGACCCACCTCCTGGAGATAGGCGTTCAGCGCCTGCGGCTCCCGCTGCAGCGCGCGCAGCACGTCCAGCGCCTGGACGTTGCCCGCGCCCTCCCAGACGGAGTTCAACGGCGACTCGCGCACCAGCCGGGGCATCCCCGACTCCTCGACGTAACCGTTTCCACCCAGGCATTCCGACGCCTCCACCGCCACCGGCGCACAGCGCTTGGTCACCCAGTACTTGGCCGCCGGAACCGCGATCCTCAGCAGGGCCCGCTCCTGCTCCCCACCGTCGTCGTAGGCCGCCGCGAGCCGCAGCGCGAGCGCGGTCGCCGCCTCCGACTCCAGCGCGAGGTCGGCCAGAACGTTGCGCATCAGCGGCTTGTCGACGAGCTTCCCGCCGAACGCCGCACGATGGCTGCAGTGATGGACCGCCTGCGCCACCGCCTGCCGCATCAGCCCGGCCGAACCCAGTACGCAGTCGAGCCGGGTCGCCGCCACCATGTCGATGATGGTGCGCACCCCGCGCCCCTCCTCACCGACCCGACGGGCCCACGTCCCGTCGAACTCGACCTCCGCGGACGCGTTGGACCTGTTTCCCAGCTTGTCCTTGAGCCGCTGGAGACGGAAAACGTTACGGGTACCGTCTTCCAGCACGCGCGGCACCAGGAAACAGGTGAGTCCGCCTTCGCCCTGGACGGGAGCCGCCTGCGCGAGCACCAGGAAACCGTCGGACATGGGCGCCGAGCAGAACCACTTGTGACCCGTCAGTTCGTAGGTCCCGTCCTCGGCGAGCGGCGTGGCGACCGTCGCGTTCGCCCGCACATCGCTGCCGCCCTGTTTCTCCGTCATCGCCATGCCGAACAGCGCCCCGGACTTCTGACCGGCCGGCCGCAGCTCTCGGTCGTAGATCGTCGACGTCAGCCGGGGCACCCACTCGGCGGCCAGCTCCGGATCGGCGCGCAGCGCGGGCACCGCCGCGTGGGTCATCGACAGCGGACAACCGTTTCCCGCCTCCACCTGCGTCCACACCAGGAAACCCGCCGCCCGACGCACATGGCCGCCCGGCCGCACCCAGGCATCCGTGAGATGCGCCCCGACCCCCTTGCCGAGCAGCCGGTGCCACGCCGGGTGGAAGTCGACCTCGTCGATGCGGTGGCCGTAACGGTCGTGCGTACACAGTTTCGGTGGGTTTTCGTTGGCCTGCACCGCCCACTCCTGCAGCTGGGCCGACCCGGCCGCCCGGCCGAGCGCCGACAACTCGCTGTGGGTCTCGTCGAGCAGTTCCGGATCGAGATGCCGTTCCACGGCCGCCACCAGCGCCTGATCGGCGCCGTACACGTCGTACCCGGTCAGGGGCGGGGGCTGGTTGGTCACGGTGTGCGTGGTGCCTGCCATAGCCCGAACCTACCCCCGGGTACGACGGTCATGGCCATCCGGGAACCAGCGTGCCGCTCCCCGACCCGGTGAAGCGGCCTTGCCGGAGGTGAGTGCAGCCCCGAACGGCGGATACCTTTAGGTCGTGCAGCCAGGAAGTCAGTCACCCGAGCAACCCGGAAGCCCCGCCGGGCGTCTCCACCGGGCGCGTGCCCTTTACCGGAACGTTTCCAAGCGGCGGACAGCCTGGCTGCTCTTGAAGGACACCGTCAACTCCTGCATCGAGTACCGCATCCTCGGACTCGCCGCCGAAGCCGCTTTCTTCACGTTGCTGTCCGTGCCGCCGCTGCTGCTCAGTCTCATCGGCCTGCTCGGCTACGTCGACGACTGGACCGGCACCGACACGATCACCAGCCTCGAGGCCAACCTTCTCGACGCCTCCCGCACGGTCCTCTCGGACAAGGGCGTCCGGCAGATCGCCCAGCCGATCCTCGACGACGTGATGAAGGGCGGCCGCCCCGACGTCATCTCCATCGGCTTCCTGTTCGCGCTCTGGTCGGGCTCGCGCGCGGTGAACGTCTTCATCGACACCATCACCGTGATGTACGGCCTGGACGGAGTGCGCGGGATCGTCAAGACGCGGCTGGTGGCCTTCCTGCTGTTCGTCGGAGCCCTGCTGATCGGCTCGGTCGCACTGCCGCTGATGGTCGCCGGACCGGACGCGGTGGTGAGGATCGTCCCCTGGTCGACCACTGTGGTGCAGGTCCTGTACTGGCCGGTCGTGATCGTCCTTTCCGTCGCGTTTCTGACCACGCTCTACCACGTCTCCGTACCCGTGCGCTCGCCGTGGATCGAGGACGTCCCCGGCGCGCTCGTCGCCCTCGCCATGTGGGTGCTCGGCAGTTTCCTGCTGCGCATCTACCTGACGAGCACGATCGAGGGCGCCACCATCTACGGTTCCCTCGCCGCCGCCGTCGCCGTAATGCTGTGGATCGGCGTGTCCGCGTTCGCCGTACTGGTCGGCGCCGCCGTCAACGCCGCGATCGACCGGGTCTGGCCGGCCGCCGCGACGGCAGCGGCCCGCGCCGCCAATGAACGGCTTCGCGAGGAGGAGGCGGCGGAGTACGTCGCCCGTATGGCGGCGATCCGCTCCCACGAGGACGACGACCCCGACGATCCCGACATGCCGTCCGAGTTTCCCGAGAGGTGGTCCCGCTTCCTCCCGCCGGAGGACGTGACGGGACGTTTCCGGACGCATGCGAAGAGTTTTCCGAAGGTGCACGGAGGAAACGGCGGGAACACGGAACAGCGGCCTCCGGAGAAGTGAGCCCCTGGGAAGTCGGCCGGGGGCTTGGCATCAGGCCGGGGCTGACCGGCGAGTTCGGGGCGCCCGCCTGTCCGCCCTGCTCACGGCCTGTCTAGGTTGACGGCATGAACCCCTTGCGCTGCACATAGCCGATCTGTTGGCGAAGACACCGAAGATCAAGGTCATCAAGGAGCTGCGCTCGTTGACCGGCTTCTCCCTTGAGACTGCCAAGGGATTCTGCGACGCCGTGGAGGGCCGACGTTTCCTCCAGGAGCAGGTCCCACCCGAGTACGGAGGCGGCAGCCTCATCTCACGGATCCGGCTGCTGCAGTCCGACGAGGACCCCTTCGAGGCCGTCAGGCTGGTGCAGGACGAGACCGGCATGACCACGGCCGAGGCCCGCCGATTCCTCGCTTTCCTCGACACCCCTGCCGACTGAGCATCCCCCGGCCCGGACCTGCAACCACCGAATCCGACCGACCGTGGCCAGTCGGGATCGACGATCCACCTCGTCACGGACCGAAACGGTCTGCCGCCATCGCTGGGAATCTCCGGCGCCGGCATGCACGACAGCCCTGGTCCGGAGCCGCTCGTGCGCGGGATCCCGCCCGTCCGCTCCCGCCGCGGACCCCGCCGCCGACGCCCTGCCAGGCTCCACGCCGGCAAGGACTACGACGACGACCACCGGAGCAACGGCTTCCCCAGAGGGGTATCCGCCACCGCGTCGCCCGCAAGGGAGTCGAGCCATGCGAGCGGCTCGGCCGTCATCGCCGGGTGGTCGAGAGGACCGTGCCCTGGCCGGCCGGCTGCCGACGTCCGCACCGCCGCTGTGAACGCCGAGCCCAGCATTTCCTCGCTTTCGTTGCCGTCGCCCGCAGCCTTCATCGGGTATCGCCGTCTCAGCAGGTGAGCCCGGCCGACGGCGCAGATGCCGGCTACACCCGCGTTGTCAGCGGCAGCCCACCGGGTGCGCCCACAATCAGTCCGAATCGAAGAGCTGCTTCGCTCACACGAAACCTTCCTCGAAGATCTCTTCACCGCGCTGCTCGACCAGCTGGGCTTCCCCGGGCCGCTCAGCCTCACCTGAACCATGAGAAACGAGTTTCTAAGCCTTCCAGGCACCGGCCTGCGCCGACTCCTCGGCGAACTGGGTGAAGTCGCGCGGCGCGCGGCCGAGCACCTCTCGAACACCGTCGGAGAGGTGGGCGTTACGTCCGTCCAGCAGCGACTCGAACAGCTCCACCAGAAAAGCGACTTCCTCGGGCGGTACCCCGAACCCGGCCAACTGCTCGCCGTACTGACGCGCGGGCACGGGCGTGTAGGTCAGTGCGCGACCGGCTGCTCGCCCGATCGCCGCAACCGCTTCCCGAAACGTCAGCAGCTGCGACCCGGACACCTCCAGCACCCTGCCCACGTACCGGTCACCCTCGGTAAGCGATTTCACCACCACATCGGCGACATCGCGCAGGTCGACGAACGGTTCCCGCACCTCCCCGCCCGGGAACACCAACTCCCCACTCCGCCGCAACTCTTCGACCAGCGGCCCCTCACTGAAGTTCTGCGCGAACCACGCGGCCCGTACGATCGTCCAGTCCGCGCCCGACGACCGCAGCGCCTCCTCGGTCGGCAGCGCCCGCTCCTCACCGCGCGACGACAGCAGCACCAGCCGCCGCACCCCGAGGGCGACCGCCTCCCGGGCCAGCCGCCCCACCGCGTCGGCCGCGTCCGGCGCACCCACATCCGAGGGGTACACCAGGTACGCCGCGTCAGCGCCGCGCAGCGCGGACGCCCACGTCGAGCCGTCGTGCCAGTCGAAGCCCTGGGCCCGCGAGGCCGCCCGCACCGCAAGCCCGGCCGTCTCGGCCGCTAGCGCCACCCGGCTGCCCGTACGACCGGACGCGCCGGTCACCACCACCGTCATCCGCTGTGCCGTGTTCTGTGTCATGCGTTCAGTCAACTGCCGTACAGCGCAAGGTCCCATCGCTGAACGGCTCATTCCCATAAGCGCGCGTCTACGCTGGCCGCATGGACGCTCCCCCACGCTCGAACATGCTCACCCGGGGGGACCCCCTTGCAGGCCTGCTGGAGGGTCCACGCGCGCGTGGCGCCCTCATGATCCGCGCGTGCTTCGACCCACCGTGGGCCGTACGGGTCGAGGACCGCGCCCCGCTGACGGTGATGCTCATGGTGCGCGGCGAGGGCTGGGTCGTGCCGGACGAGGGCGAGGGCGTTCGGCTGCGGGCCGGGGACCTGGCCATCGCCCGTGGCCCCGCCCCGTACACCTGCGCCGATGTTCCCGGCACACCTCCGCAGGCGCTGATCCTCCCCGCTGGACAGTGCGCGTACCCCGACGGGCGCCTCCTGAACGGCTCCATGGACCTGGGCGTGCGCACCTGGGGCGACCGGCTGGACGGGTCCACGGTCGTCCTGATCGGCACGTACCTGATGCACGGCGAGATCAGCGGTCGGCTGCTCGACGCGCTGCCCCCACTGCTGTCCCTCACCGCCGACGTCTGGCGGTGCCCGCTCACCCCGCTGCTCATGGAGGAGATCGTCCGCGACGAACCAGGTCAGGAGGTCGTCCTGGACCGCATGCTGGACCTCCTGGTCATCGCCGCGCTCCGGGCCTGGTTCTCCCGCCCGGAGGCGGCTGCCCCGGCCTGGTACCAGGCGCTGGCCGACCCGGTCGTGGGGCGCGTCCTACGGCTGGTCCAGGACGATCCGGCACACTCCTGGACCGTCGCGTCCCTCGCCGCGAAGGCGGGTGTCTCCCGGGCGGCCATGGCCCGCCGGTTCAGCGACCTCGTGGGCGAACCCCCGATGACCTATCTCACCGGTTGGCGCCTCGCTCTCGCCGCTGACCGACTGCGCGACACCGAGGAAACCATCGGCGCGATAGCCCGGCAGGTCGGTTACGGAAGCGCTTTCGCCCTTTCCAGCGCCTTCAAACGGCTGTACGGCGTCAGCCCGCAGGAACACCGCTCGCGAGCCACGTAGGAAGGCCCCGGGGGAGGACAACGTGTTTCCCGGTCGGCGTCTCGGTTTCGTCAGTAGTACGCGCTGACCCTGTGATGACGACGGGCTCGGCAGGCGGCGTTCGGGGCCCTGGAAGCGTTTGGAAGCGCTTGGAAGTCAGCGGTATGCGGTTTCTGCTCGCCGTGGCACCGAGCGGCGCTGCGGGGGCGGGGTCCGTCTCGGCCGCCGGGGCGGACCGCCGCAAAGCAGGAGAATGCGGCTTCCGGCCGCAGTAATGGACACTGCGACATCGCTCGGCGCGGCCCCCGGTCGCGCAGCCGGGAAGAACCACTGGTGGAGGCGGGGCCAGGAAGCGGTATGGGCTGCTTCCCGACGCCCAGGATCCCGGCGGCGTAGCCTGGCGTACATGTACGAGGAGCGGCCCTCCCGACTGGCCGGGGCGGTGGTGTGGACCAACACGCCGTCCGCGGCAGCCGGCGTAGGTCCTGTGCTTCCCGACGGCTGTATGGACCTGCTGTGGCACGAAGGCAGACTGCTGGTCGCCGGGCCGGACACCCGGGCTCATGTCCCGGACGGCCCGCCCGCGTCCTGGGCGGGCGTACGTCTGTATCCCGGGACCGCGCCCGCACTGCTCGGCGTACCGGCTTACGAACTGCGTGATCGGCGAGTCGAGTTGGCCGACCTGTGGCCCGCCGGGGAAGTGCGTCGCCTGACCGACAGGGTTTCCGCGGCCGCGCAGCCTGCCGTGGCACTGGAGGAGTTGGCGCTGAAGCGGGCGGTGCCGCCGGACCGGGCGCTGCGCCGACTGGTCGCATCCCTCGCCTCAGGTCGGGCCGTGTCCGATACGGCCGACGAACTCGGCCTGGGAGCGCGCCAGTTGCATCGCCGCTCGCTGTCGGCCTTCGGCTACGGCCCCAAGACGCTGGCCCGGATCCTGCGCTTGCAACGGGCCCTCACGCTGGCCCGGCAGGGCGTACCGTACGCGGACACTGCGATCCGGGCCGGTTACGCCGACCAGGCCCATCTCGCCCGCGACGTCAGGCAGTTCACGGGCATCACGCTAGGCGCTCTGCTGCGTTGAGCGGCCGCGCTACTGAGGGAGCGGTGCGAACAGGTCGACGCCGTTGCCGTCGGGGTCGAGAACAACGGCGTAGCGCTGGCCCCAGAAGGCGTCCCACGGCTTCAGATCGCCCTGGTGACCGGCGCCCAGCAACTCCTCGTACACCGTGTCGACCTCGCCCGGTGTGTCACAACGCAGTGCGAGCGAGGTCCGACCACCCCCGGACGGCGGCTGCCACGCCGGGTTGAACGAGCGGATGGTGTCCTCCGTGTCCAGCAACAGCCGCAG
Protein-coding regions in this window:
- a CDS encoding AraC family transcriptional regulator, translating into MLTRGDPLAGLLEGPRARGALMIRACFDPPWAVRVEDRAPLTVMLMVRGEGWVVPDEGEGVRLRAGDLAIARGPAPYTCADVPGTPPQALILPAGQCAYPDGRLLNGSMDLGVRTWGDRLDGSTVVLIGTYLMHGEISGRLLDALPPLLSLTADVWRCPLTPLLMEEIVRDEPGQEVVLDRMLDLLVIAALRAWFSRPEAAAPAWYQALADPVVGRVLRLVQDDPAHSWTVASLAAKAGVSRAAMARRFSDLVGEPPMTYLTGWRLALAADRLRDTEETIGAIARQVGYGSAFALSSAFKRLYGVSPQEHRSRAT
- a CDS encoding GAF domain-containing protein — protein: MNVPQLAAVDAARAARVLNEMRDARLSGQQARVAPRPVIEQSWDRMLRSGVDPEHDFRAGLLSADEVRRRREESPLREVLPVLREGLLSVADVAHHIMVVADEEGRVLWREGCGPVLRKADGLGFQLGADWGEAVVGTNGVGTPAVVRRPVQVFAAEHFVRSHAAWTCAGAPITDPRNGRLLGVVDVSGPLETMHPATLAWVDSVAKLAESRLRERHLRSLERLRAVAAPVLARLGGRAAAVDGDGWTAAVTGMPYASRIALPKSPSPGRRRLPALGLCSIEPLAGGWLVRSVDEATEPPPSGTTRIVLDLTRPRRWSVTVSGGAGSWSHELSPRHAELLYLLAADRGGRSAAGLAEDMFGDPGRTVTVRAEMSRVRRYLGGFLEHRPYRFCEGAEVEVLLPADPKALLPHSTAPAVVRNRAAAP
- a CDS encoding SDR family oxidoreductase, which gives rise to MTQNTAQRMTVVVTGASGRTGSRVALAAETAGLAVRAASRAQGFDWHDGSTWASALRGADAAYLVYPSDVGAPDAADAVGRLAREAVALGVRRLVLLSSRGEERALPTEEALRSSGADWTIVRAAWFAQNFSEGPLVEELRRSGELVFPGGEVREPFVDLRDVADVVVKSLTEGDRYVGRVLEVSGSQLLTFREAVAAIGRAAGRALTYTPVPARQYGEQLAGFGVPPEEVAFLVELFESLLDGRNAHLSDGVREVLGRAPRDFTQFAEESAQAGAWKA
- a CDS encoding putative leader peptide, whose translation is MSGTGIALVSRRHVDLGRMSSAICPTS
- a CDS encoding VOC family protein produces the protein MSPRFDAIGLVVSDMAASVSFYRRLGFVFPEGAEHEPHSEAELSGGLRLLLDTEDTIRSFNPAWQPPSGGGRTSLALRCDTPGEVDTVYEELLGAGHQGDLKPWDAFWGQRYAVVLDPDGNGVDLFAPLPQ
- a CDS encoding acyl-CoA dehydrogenase family protein, coding for MAGTTHTVTNQPPPLTGYDVYGADQALVAAVERHLDPELLDETHSELSALGRAAGSAQLQEWAVQANENPPKLCTHDRYGHRIDEVDFHPAWHRLLGKGVGAHLTDAWVRPGGHVRRAAGFLVWTQVEAGNGCPLSMTHAAVPALRADPELAAEWVPRLTSTIYDRELRPAGQKSGALFGMAMTEKQGGSDVRANATVATPLAEDGTYELTGHKWFCSAPMSDGFLVLAQAAPVQGEGGLTCFLVPRVLEDGTRNVFRLQRLKDKLGNRSNASAEVEFDGTWARRVGEEGRGVRTIIDMVAATRLDCVLGSAGLMRQAVAQAVHHCSHRAAFGGKLVDKPLMRNVLADLALESEAATALALRLAAAYDDGGEQERALLRIAVPAAKYWVTKRCAPVAVEASECLGGNGYVEESGMPRLVRESPLNSVWEGAGNVQALDVLRALQREPQALNAYLQEVGQARGADHRLDKAIKSLLTELADLDGVEGRARRLAERFALVLQGALLVRFAPPEVADAFCASRLGGDGGAAFGTLPHSLDLASIVERAQPRG
- a CDS encoding helix-turn-helix domain-containing protein, with translation MYEERPSRLAGAVVWTNTPSAAAGVGPVLPDGCMDLLWHEGRLLVAGPDTRAHVPDGPPASWAGVRLYPGTAPALLGVPAYELRDRRVELADLWPAGEVRRLTDRVSAAAQPAVALEELALKRAVPPDRALRRLVASLASGRAVSDTADELGLGARQLHRRSLSAFGYGPKTLARILRLQRALTLARQGVPYADTAIRAGYADQAHLARDVRQFTGITLGALLR
- a CDS encoding YihY/virulence factor BrkB family protein; its protein translation is MQPGSQSPEQPGSPAGRLHRARALYRNVSKRRTAWLLLKDTVNSCIEYRILGLAAEAAFFTLLSVPPLLLSLIGLLGYVDDWTGTDTITSLEANLLDASRTVLSDKGVRQIAQPILDDVMKGGRPDVISIGFLFALWSGSRAVNVFIDTITVMYGLDGVRGIVKTRLVAFLLFVGALLIGSVALPLMVAGPDAVVRIVPWSTTVVQVLYWPVVIVLSVAFLTTLYHVSVPVRSPWIEDVPGALVALAMWVLGSFLLRIYLTSTIEGATIYGSLAAAVAVMLWIGVSAFAVLVGAAVNAAIDRVWPAAATAAARAANERLREEEAAEYVARMAAIRSHEDDDPDDPDMPSEFPERWSRFLPPEDVTGRFRTHAKSFPKVHGGNGGNTEQRPPEK
- a CDS encoding GNAT family N-acetyltransferase; the protein is MTNIPVTTWSLEQTDPTDVLPAAAPEGDVRIVRSEVPSPEYSRFLYASVGGDIRWIDRLRWTYAQWQEHLARPGVETWVAYDRGTPAGYVELEPQDDGVVEIVYFGLIPAFRGRRIGGHLLAYGAARAWDLTERWPGLPQTKRVWLHTCSLDGEHAMDNYQRRGFKLFDTKVEEQPEVSAPGPWPGALPA